In Bicyclus anynana chromosome 13, ilBicAnyn1.1, whole genome shotgun sequence, a genomic segment contains:
- the LOC112044157 gene encoding uncharacterized protein LOC112044157, whose translation MSGRRQYFWVFATLALFLVAVAQTGARVKSPVTRFTCRGRAAGYYADVDTGCQVYHMCDGLGRQFSYSCPNTTLFQQRMLVCDHWYMVNCTNSESDYDANLLIGQRDKPFVSDSDMRQRTPRPDILSVPPNSNYYDGLKEAESKFPFHPDNSIVGISESISSENDLDSDKHNYRPPTSWSMKTKRPAPVAGIDTNEDNLNFNILKPKRRDPVINIDTNEDQFDFNNEKPRFKPSFKDTNNKKEVVFKQPASEQTFEANRIRQSVKVPVPSKELVVPLPPTSDSESEEYELDLRVKTEDPVYNFIKRFDPNSPDSIKTTMTRSEIIDLNKHLPDAQVSSEEERTPRKNKNFGNNVNVLQNDKKKSFSDSTRVEKVNEKPDINTESNDNSVIVPSKELQPPKNDITPIVSTTMGPPIYYEWKWAVPAFDLEPPKLSNETKVNTTKPVKPVKRPFSDNVRTTPKSVDVKTSNTEYNISSYFVPDFVFPLDRPHPGYDDESAQTSFQVEVSRPGRASYGENPDCPQCHPAYVNPGTCEPCIVKR comes from the exons GTGTACCACATGTGCGACGGCCTCGGGCGGCAGTTCAGCTACTCGTGCCCCAACACCACGCTGTTCCAGCAGCGCATGCTGGTCTGCGACCACTGGTACATGGTCAACTGCACCAACTCCGAGAGCGACTATGACGCTAATTTACTCATCG GTCAAAGGGACAAGCCGTTCGTGTCAGACTCCGACATGCGGCAGCGCACGCCGCGCCCGGATATACTCTCCGTGCCGCCTAACAGCAACTACTACGATGGACTGAAGGAAGCTGAAAGCAAA ttccCATTCCACCCGGACAACAGTATCGTGGGTATTTCGGAATCGATCTCAAGCGAAAATGATTTGGACAGTGACAAGCATAACTATAGACCACCTACTTCGTGGTCGATGAAAACCAAGAGACCAGCTCCTGTGGCCGGCATAGATACCAATGAAGATAACTTAAACTTCAACATACTGAAACCAAAGAGAAGAGACCCTGTCATCAATATAGATACAAATGAAGATCAATTTGATTTCAATAACGAAAAACCAAGATTCAAACCATCCTTTAAAGAtaccaataataaaaaagaagttgTTTTCAAACAACCAGCATCTGAGCAAACATTTGAAGCGAACAGGATAAGACAAAGCGTTAAGGTTCCTGTACCATCAAAGGAATTAGTTGTTCCTTTACCGCCTACAAGTGACAGTGAATCTGAGGAATATGAACTTGACTTGAGAGTTAAAACAGAAGATCCTgtatataatttcataaaacgCTTTGACCCGAATTCACCAGACTCCATAAAAACGACCATGACACGTTCAGAAATTATAGATTTGAACAAACATTTACCTGATGCTCAAGTGAGTTCTGAAGAAGAGAGAACTCcacgcaaaaataaaaatttcggTAACAACGTCAATGTTTTGCAAAACGATaagaaaaaaagtttttcaGATAGTACGAGAGTTGAAAAAGTAAACGAAAAGCCTGACATAAACACTGAATCAAACGACAATTCTGTAATAGTGCCATCCAAAGAACTTCAGCCTCCTAAAAATGACATCACTCCCATAGTATCCACTACTATGGGACCTCCAATTTATTATGAATGGAAATGGGCTGTACCAGCATTCGATTTAGAACCTCCTAAACTAAGCAACGAGACTAAAGTCAACACAACGAAACCAGTCAAACCAGTGAAAAGGCCTTTCAGTGATAACGTTAGAACAACTCCCAAATCAGTGGATGTAAAAACTAGTAATACAGAGTATAATATTAGTTCCTATTTCGTCCCAGACTTTGTGTTCCCATTAGATAGGCCACATCCAGGGTACGACGATGAATCTGCGCAGACGTCCTTCCAAGTAGAAGTATCTAGACCTGGAAGAGCGAGTTACGGGGAAAATCCTGATTGCCCACAATGCCATCCCGCGTACGTTAATCCTGGCACTTGCGAACCATGTATTGTTAAGCGGTAA